Part of the Bacillus sp. N1-1 genome, GCATTCGGATGAATTAACAAAGGAAGACTAGCACCCATTTCCTCTATCTCACTTTGTAACTTCTGACGAATTTCATTATTCCCAATACCAACCACAATATCTGAGCTGTCAACATAGTTAATTACATCCTGTGATTTCCCAACAACATCAAACCCAAGTGCCGACTTACGCTGCTCATAGTCATCTAAAAAAACAATCTTTTTCCACTGATTCATTTTCAAAGCAATGTCAGCTACGACTTTTCCGTGACCACTCGCACCAATGATAATAAGTCGTTCTCTCAAATGATCACTCATCCTTTTTATTGCCTTTAAAAGGTTCCATCGTTTCAGAAGAATCCGAACTAATCCCTTCCCTAACAAAAACCTTCTTTATCGTTAAGAAAATAATCTTCCAATCTTCTACAAAGCTAACTCTCTCAACATACTTCACATCGAGAATAAACTTCTCTTCCCAGCTAATTGCGTTTCTTCCATTAACCTGAGCTAAGCCTGACAATCCCGGACGAACTTCATGACGCCTTTTTTGATGATCGTTATATAATTCAAGGTATTGTATTAATAGTGGCCTCGGCCCAACAACCGACATATCACCTTTGAAAATGTTGAATAGCTCTGGTAACTCATCAAGTGAAGTCGATCTTAGAAACTTACCAAACTTAGTAAGTCTTACGTGATCTGGAAGTAACTCACCATTACTGTCCCTTTCATCTGTCATCGTTCTAAACTTATACATCTTAAATACTTTTTCATTCATTCCAGGTCTATTTTGTGTAAAAAGAACTGGACTACCTAGCTTGAACCTAACTAACAAAGCAACGACGATAAAAACAACACTAAGAGCTATAATCGCAAGAAGAGATAAGAAGAGATCCATAAGTCTTTTTATGTAATTTTGATAGATTCCATTACTAGACTGATGCATCTTCCTCACCACAACCCTTTAACAACATCAACAACCCTCTCCAAATCGCCATCAGTCATCTTCGTATCCGACGGCAAACAAACTCCATTCTCAAACAACTTCTCACTAACATCTGTCCCAACAAAATCATACTTCTCAAAAAACGGCTGCAAATGCATCGGCTTCCAAATCGGTCTCGACTCAATATTCTCCGCTTCTAAAACTTCCATCACATCAAGTGGTCGTACACTTCCGTTCAACGTCATCGCACTTAACCAGTGGTTGGCGTAGTCCCATTCATTTGAGGGTATAAATTCTACACCTTCTAGGTCGCCAAGTTCCTTTTTATAAAATTCATAAATCGCTCGTTTCTTTTCAACTCGCTGATCCAAAACCTTAAGCTGTCCTCTACCAATTCCAGCAACAACGTTACTCATTCGGTAGTTAAACCCAAGTTCACTATGCTGATAGTGTCTCGCCGTATCTCTAGATTGCGTAGCCCAGAATCTCGCTTTAGCAATTTTCTCTTCATTATTCGAAACGAGCATTCCACCACCAGAAGTAGTGATAATCTTATTTCCGTTGAAAGAAAAAATGCCGTAATCACCAAATGTACCTGTATGCTGGCCTTTGTAATAAGTACCAAGGCTTTCCGCCGCATCTTCAATCAGCGTTACGTTATGTTTTTTACAAAGTGCTACGATTTGATCCAGATCCGCTGATAGTCCATAAAGATGGACAACAATGACAGCCTTAACATCAGGATACTTCGTAAACGCTTCTTCCAACGCTTTCGGGCACATGTTCCAAGTTTCTTCATTACTATCGATAAAGACCGGAGTCGCATGTTGATAAATAATTGGATTCGCTGTAGCTGAGAACGTGAGAGTTGGGCAAAAAACAATGTCGCCTTCTTCCACTCCAGCTGCTTTTAAGGCAAGGTGAATCGCCGCAGTTCCTGATGAAAGAGCCGCTGCCGACTTTGATCCTACTTTCGAAGCGAGTTCATTCTCAAATTCATTTACATTCGTTCCAAGCGGTGCGATCCAGTTTGTTTCGAACGCTTCATTCACATATTGCAGTTCATATCCTTCATCACTCATATGAGGTGATGCGAGAAAAATTCGATCTCCCATTGTTAAGTACTTCCTTCCATGCTGTAGTCTATTACTATGTATGATTGCATTACGTTTAGTTGCTTAGTACTTAACTGAATATGTTTTCTTCAAACTAACTACTAATCCACTAAAACATCAAAGTTAGAGGCACTGAATGGATGACCACTCAGCACCTTAACTTTTCATATTAGATGTGTAGAGATGGTTTACTTCGCATACACTAACTCTTTCTCAGAATTGACCCGATTATGCGCAATATCCAAAGCCCTCTCTCTAACACCCAACTTATCCATATCCTCAAACCGACCAACAAAATCCATCACAACACTCAGATCCGCATTAATCGACTTCCCTACATAAATCTTAGGATAAATTTGCTCATCATGCACCTCATCTTTCCCAAGAAGCTCTTCATACAACTTCTCCCCAGGTCGGACACCCGCAAACTTTATCCCAATTTCATCAACCGAGTAACCCGATAATTTAATAAGGTTTTCTGCAAGATCCACAATCTTAACTGGTTCACCCATATCAAGAACGAAAATTTCTCCGCCTCGTGCCATAGCGCCAGCTTGGATCACAAGTCTTGAAGCTTCAGGAATGGTCATAAAGTAACGAACCATATCAGGATGCGTTACGGTAACTGGTCCACCTTTTTGAATTTGCTTCTTAAAGAGTGGGATGACGCTACCGCGACTACCAAGAACGTTACCAAAGCGAACGGCTACGAATCTTGTTGAGCTGATCTTGTCCATTTGTTGCACGATCATTTCTGCAAGGCGTTTTGTAGCACCCATGACGCTCGTTGGGTTAACGGCTTTATCCGTTGAAACCATCACGAACGTATCAACGTCGGCATCGCTTGCGGCTTCCGCAACATTTTTCGTTCCAATGACGTTGTTTTTCACTGACTCATGCGGGTTTGCTTCCATTAAAGGTACGTGTTTATGAGCTGCAGCATGATACACAACATTTGGACGATGCGTTTTCATCACTTCACCAAGACGTTCTCGATCCTGCACA contains:
- a CDS encoding sugar transferase, which encodes MHQSSNGIYQNYIKRLMDLFLSLLAIIALSVVFIVVALLVRFKLGSPVLFTQNRPGMNEKVFKMYKFRTMTDERDSNGELLPDHVRLTKFGKFLRSTSLDELPELFNIFKGDMSVVGPRPLLIQYLELYNDHQKRRHEVRPGLSGLAQVNGRNAISWEEKFILDVKYVERVSFVEDWKIIFLTIKKVFVREGISSDSSETMEPFKGNKKDE
- a CDS encoding aminotransferase class I/II-fold pyridoxal phosphate-dependent enzyme, whose protein sequence is MGDRIFLASPHMSDEGYELQYVNEAFETNWIAPLGTNVNEFENELASKVGSKSAAALSSGTAAIHLALKAAGVEEGDIVFCPTLTFSATANPIIYQHATPVFIDSNEETWNMCPKALEEAFTKYPDVKAVIVVHLYGLSADLDQIVALCKKHNVTLIEDAAESLGTYYKGQHTGTFGDYGIFSFNGNKIITTSGGGMLVSNNEEKIAKARFWATQSRDTARHYQHSELGFNYRMSNVVAGIGRGQLKVLDQRVEKKRAIYEFYKKELGDLEGVEFIPSNEWDYANHWLSAMTLNGSVRPLDVMEVLEAENIESRPIWKPMHLQPFFEKYDFVGTDVSEKLFENGVCLPSDTKMTDGDLERVVDVVKGLW